The Syntrophobotulus glycolicus DSM 8271 DNA window TTTGATCTCTTTGATGTATTCCTCATGTCTTTCCTGCATTTTATCGGTCACAGCCTGGTTAAGCCTTTCTTCAACCGACTTTTTAGCAACCATTTCCGCTATGGTTTCTTCAACATCCCGAAGGATGGCCGGAAGGTCTTCCCTTTTGGGCAATTGACTCTCGGTCGGATCATCATGCACCAGTTTTTGCAGACCCATGACTCTTTCGTTTAGGCTCTCAGAACGCATCAAAGTCAGAGCTTCCAATTTGCTCGCCTTCAGAATCAGCTTGTCTGTTCCATAAAGGTTGGAAAGAACAACATATAAAGCATCTACTTCCAGTTTTAACTCTTCAGCGGACCGGTCTTCCCTGCCTTGATTATTTAAACTCTGATTGTTTTCGCTATTTTTTTTGATTAATCTGTCCAGCAATCCTCTCATGAAACGCTTATGCTCCCTCAATGTTAATTTTAAGCTCAACGCTTACTTCTTGATGAAGCTTAGCGGTCACATGATAACTGCCCAGAGCTTTAATCGGATCCTTAACTTCGATTTTTCTCTTATCAAGTTTTATCCCATAAGCCTGAGCTAAAACATCGGCTATTTCTTTATTGGTCACTGATCCGAAAAGCTTGCCTTTTTCCCCAACCTTTACTTTAAGAATCACTTGCAGGCTTTCCAGTTTCTTTTTTAATGCTTCAGCTTCGTCTTTTTCTTTTCTCTTCCGTAAATCTTCTTGTTTTTGTTTATGGGTAAGATCCTGTATATTACCGCTCGTGGCTTCAATTACCATTCCGCGGGGAATTAAAAAGTTCCTCGCATAACCGTCGGATACTTCACATACTTTCCCTTTTTTGCCAAGTGCCTTGATGTCTTCTTTCAAAATTACCTTCACTTTGCTTCCCCCTCTTTTCCTTCCGGTATCCTCCGCAGATTAAATACGATATCAAATATTCCTATAAATATTAGGACTGTCAACGTAAAAGGTAAATAAATCGCTCCGCCGATAATCACGATAAAGATCAAAAAGCGCGGAGTCTTCGGACGCTGCAACAAATAAGCCAGGCAGGAGAACCCAAAGATAAAACCCAGTACAGCATAAATAGACAAAATATTCATTCCAACGATCTTCCAAACTGCCCATGTGCTGAAACTATCACCGATCAGATATAAGCCTAATCCGGCATTCACTCCCCAAATAGCGTACCAGGGCATGCGCCATCTTGTAAAAGGCGTCTTGACCTTGCCTTCCCAAGAATTGGCCATCAATAAACGCCGGTACAATGTATAAATAAAGACAAACTCCAGCATACCGATCACACCGGCGGCGGCAGGCAATATCTGATAGTATAAGGAGATCACCTTTTTAACATACCCTTCGAGTACTTCTTTGGAAATGCCTTTTTCTTCCAAAATATGGATGTTTCCATTTTGTTCATAACTTTGCATGGTCATGGCAACGACTTCATCAACCTTAGCAGGAGTTAAGGCTTCTTTGACAATACCTATTGTGGGCAGTGCGCTGATCAGAACGGTTAAAGTTATACTCCAAAATAAAGCATCTTTAACAGAAATTTTGTTTTGAATCCAAAGGAAGAGTACTCCGGCCAGAGGGACAAACCCGATCTGGTCAAAACTCGCGTTGTTCACAGCAACAACAGCAGCAGCAGAATACCCCAATACTGTCAATATCCCCGTCAGCCGCGCTCCGGATTCCTTTCCGTGCAAAAAGACAATAAGGAGTAAAACCATTTCCAATATCCAGCTCCAGGCATGATATTGAGTTGCCAATAATGGTACCATTAATAAGGCTGCTTTTAAAAAGTAGTTCAGCCTGCTCCGATTTGCGTAACTCATCTATTTCTCCTGTCATTTTTCATTGGGAAGCAGATATTCAAGCAGGAGACTTAAATCTCCCCATTCTGATTCTAAATTTAACTTATCGCCAGCCTGCCATTCTTCCATCTTATTATATAGCATTCTGTCCAAATCTGAAAACTCAAACCCAAATCTTCTGGTTAATACATAGCATGAACCAACAATCCCGCCCAAGCTGTTAATCATTTCCGATTCTGAGGCACGAAGTGTCCCTTGTTGAAAGAGCCAAAGGTTTTTCATGATTTCCCCTTTGAGTTCTTCAATAACCCGTGAGCATTTGGCGATATCCACTTTGACTTGATCCACCATCCCAACTCCCTTCGCCATTCTATGTGAAAAGTTCGCGAAGACAAAATCAGATTCCTGCTATTTCAGGTGGCAATTTCTTCTAAAAGAAAAAAAGAGAGGCAACCCTCTCTTTTCTTAGTCCATCACGTAAGGCAGTAAAGCAATGCTTCTGGCCCTTTTGATTGCAATGGTGACTTCTCTTTGATGCTTGGCACAATTGCCCGATATTCTACGGGGGAGGATTTT harbors:
- the rplI gene encoding 50S ribosomal protein L9, which produces MKVILKEDIKALGKKGKVCEVSDGYARNFLIPRGMVIEATSGNIQDLTHKQKQEDLRKRKEKDEAEALKKKLESLQVILKVKVGEKGKLFGSVTNKEIADVLAQAYGIKLDKRKIEVKDPIKALGSYHVTAKLHQEVSVELKINIEGA
- a CDS encoding DUF2232 domain-containing protein, yielding MSYANRSRLNYFLKAALLMVPLLATQYHAWSWILEMVLLLIVFLHGKESGARLTGILTVLGYSAAAVVAVNNASFDQIGFVPLAGVLFLWIQNKISVKDALFWSITLTVLISALPTIGIVKEALTPAKVDEVVAMTMQSYEQNGNIHILEEKGISKEVLEGYVKKVISLYYQILPAAAGVIGMLEFVFIYTLYRRLLMANSWEGKVKTPFTRWRMPWYAIWGVNAGLGLYLIGDSFSTWAVWKIVGMNILSIYAVLGFIFGFSCLAYLLQRPKTPRFLIFIVIIGGAIYLPFTLTVLIFIGIFDIVFNLRRIPEGKEGEAK
- a CDS encoding MazG-like family protein; translated protein: MVDQVKVDIAKCSRVIEELKGEIMKNLWLFQQGTLRASESEMINSLGGIVGSCYVLTRRFGFEFSDLDRMLYNKMEEWQAGDKLNLESEWGDLSLLLEYLLPNEK